From Tiliqua scincoides isolate rTilSci1 chromosome 2, rTilSci1.hap2, whole genome shotgun sequence, the proteins below share one genomic window:
- the LOC136641864 gene encoding zinc finger protein ZFP2-like: MQENYENVISLAEEIAISWPRITAFAESHRRRGLMSDVESEQGQPEQVPVQDSAASASGPSESGMNADLRRQLGLILQTAGRSQVEKMLRELVKEQSQEGKRKVRKKVPKSPKNEGDEEDPHSEEGSSEKAEPAGSPTERSEGSDEEEASDSQRHLDSEELQLPRVPATRQQEGKTSKKLKERHAVVDKPGVCTECGKKNLSGTGRGHSLPTPERPHQCSECGRCFRQRSILAKHQKIHTGEKPYPCTACGKRFNRSSNLAQHQRVHTGERPFPCTSCGKAFTQKSDLERHQRVHTGERPYACRDCGKCFSVSSHLDRHRRTHRHNHQEEAPSATPAAAAHRCPDCGKCFGQRSALSKHRKTHSGERPYPCSACGKRFSRSSNLAQHQRIHTGERPFPCGDCGKRFIQRSDLERHQRVHTGERPYTCAQCGRGFSVSSHLDRHQRVHQAQAAAAAAHRCPEHIKGFLLSTGGKQLLKHQLYSGKGRLTRSSHCLDCGKSLGKIPPQLPGPPVEKPFKCEDCGKAFAQRSALVKHQRIHTGEKPFSCTDCGKAFIQKSDLTIHRRMHTGEKPYRCDTCGKCFSVSSNLLTHQRTHLGEKPYACGDCGKAFIQRSELTIHLRTHTGEKPYKCSICGKCFSRSSHLNRHQRTHSNDKASAGAVAAPAMLLTASTPKPAVPLSPSAFSASFTSPSPLQTLPSFPSSPSSLPIPSLDLPWALSFPSRGFSHPSFSSPAPSGAQASSLIN, translated from the exons ATGCAGGAAAACTACGAGAATGTGATCTCGCTGG CAGAGGAGATTGCAATCAGTTGGCCCCGGATAACTGCCTTTGCTGAGTCTCACAGAAGGAGAGGGCTGATGTCTG ATGTGGAGTCTGAACAAGGCCAACCAGAACAGGTCCCAGTGCAGGATTCGGCAGCATCAGCATCTGGCCCAAGTGAAAGTGGGATGAACGCTGACCTCCGCCGGCAGCTGGGCCTCATACTTCAGACCGCCGGCAGGAGCCAGGTGGAGAAGATGCTGCGGGAGCTGGTGAAGGAGCAGAGCCAGGAGGGGAAGCGCAAAGTCCGGAAGAAGGTGCCCAAGAGCCCCAAGAATGAAG GGGATGAAGAGGACCCCCACTCAGAGGAGGGCAGCTCCGAGAAGGCGGAGCCAGCAGGTTCTCCAACAGAGAGATCCGAAGGCTCAGATGAGGAGGAAGCCAGCGACAGCCAGCGTCACCTGGACTCGGAGGAGCTGCAGCTGCCCCGAGTGCCAGCAACACGTCAGCAAGAGGGGAAGACCTCCAAGAAATTGAAAGAGCGGCATGCAGTGGTGGATAAGCCAGGAGTATGCACTGAGTGCGGGAAGAAGAACTTGAGTGGGACTGGGCGAGGCCACAGCTTGCCCACACCAGAGCGACCGCACCAATGCTCTGAGTGTGGCCGTTGCTTCCGGCAGCGTTCCATTTTGGCCAAACACCAAAAGATCCACACTGGTGAGAAGCCCTATCCGTGCACGGCCTGTGGCAAGCGGTTCAACCGCAGCTCCAACCTGGCGCAACACCAGCGTGTGCACACTGGCGAGCGCCCCTTCCCCTGCACCTCCTGCGGCAAGGCCTTCACCCAAAAGTCGGACCTGGAGCGGCATCAGCGGGTGCACACGGGAGAACGCCCTTACGCCTGCCGTGACTGCGGCAAATGTTTCTCTGTCAGCTCCCACCTTGACCGGCACAGGCGCACCCACCGGCACAATCATCAGGAGGAAGCCCCTTCTGCCACCCCAGCCGCAGCCGCCCACCGCTGCCCCGACTGTGGGAAATGTTTTGGGCAGCGTTCTGCCCTCTCAAAGCATCGGAAGACTCACTCGGGGGAGCGCCCTTATCCGTGCAGCGCGTGTGGCAAGCGCTTCAGCCGCAGCTCCAACCTGGCGCAGCACCAGCGCATCCACACCGGCGAGCGCCCCTTTCCCTGCGGAGACTGTGGCAAGCGGTTCATCCAGCGCTCCGACCTGGAGCGGCACCAGCGGGTGCACACTGGAGAGCGGCCCTACACTTGCGCTCAGTGTGGCCGGGGCTTCTCTGTGAGCTCTCATCTGGACCGGCACCAGAGAGTCCACCAGGCTCAGGCGGCTGCCGCGGCCGCCCACCGTTGCCCCGAGCACATAAAGGGCTTCCTTCTCAGCACAGGGGGCAAGCAACTCCTGAAGCACCAGCTGTATAGTGGCAAGGGACGCCTCACGCGCAGCAGTCACTGTTTGGACTGTGGCAAGAGCCTGGGCAAAATCCCACCCCAGTTGCCAGGCCCACCAGTGGAGAAACCCTTCAAGTGCGAGGACTGTGGGAAAGCTTTTGCCCAGCGCTCGGCCTTGGTGAAGCACCAGCGCATCCACACCGGCGAGAAACCTTTTTCCTGCACGGACTGTGGCAAGGCCTTCATCCAGAAGTCGGACTTGACTATCCACCGGCGCATGCACACCGGCGAGAAGCCGTACCGCTGTGACACCTGTGGAAAATGCTTCAGCGTCAGCTCCAATCTGCTGACCCACCAGCGCACTCACCTGGGCGAGAAGCCCTACGCCTGCGGGGACTGTGGCAAGGCCTTCATCCAGCGCTCGGAGCTGACCATCCACCTGCGCACCCATACCGGGGAGAAGCCCTACAAGTGCAGCATCTGTGGCAAATGCTTCAGCCGCAGCTCCCACCTCAACCGCCATCAGCGCACACATAGCAATGACAAGGCCTCtgctggtgctgtggcagcccctgCCATGCTGCTTACGGCCAGCACCCCCAAGCCAGCcgttcctctctccccctctgcttTCTCTGCCTCCTTTACATCACCCAGCCCTCTCCAGACCttgccttccttcccttcctccccatcctccctccccatcccttctcTGGACCTGCCCTGGgctctttcctttccttctcgTGGCTTTTCCCACCCATCTTTCTCTTCTCCTGCCCCCAGTGGAGCCCAGGCTTCCTCCCTAATAAACTAG